Sequence from the Seonamhaeicola sp. ML3 genome:
CGGAAAGTTCTTTTCTTATTTCTACGGTCTCTGTACGAATATTGCATCGCTCTGTCAACCGCATTTTTAGCTACTGTCCAAACATTTTTACGTCTTCCAAAGTAACCTTTTGCTTGTTTGATAATCTTTTTTCTTCTAGCTCTTTTAGCTACAGAATTTACTGATCTTGGCATAATTTTTAATTTTTTTGTAGTGGGCGTTCTATATTTATTTTAGAATCTTTGTATTGGCCACACTCCAGGGTTTATAATTTATTTAACCAATATTAAAACTGGTGTTACTTTAAACGTAACATGGTTTTAATATTATCTTCGTCAGACTTATGTACTAAAGTGTCATGAGTCAACGCAAGCTTACGCTTCTTAGATTTTTTAGTCAAAATATGACTCTTAAAAGCGTGCTTTCTTTTAATCTTACCAGTACCTGTTAACTTAAAACGTTTCTTGGCACTAGATTTTGTTTTCATTTTAGGCATTTCTTCTCCTAGTTTTAATTATCTCGCTTAATCTTTTATCATGCTGAATTATTCAGCATCAATCTATTTCTTCTCCTTTTTAGGAGCAATAAACATCGTCATACGTTTTCCTTCAAGCTTTGGCATTTGTTCAACTTTACCAAACTCTTCTAAATCTTGAGCCAAACGTAATAACAAAATTTGTCCTTGCTCCTTAAATATGATGGAACGTCCTTTAAAAAACACAAAGGCTTTAAGCTTTGCACCTTCCTTTAAGAACTTCTCACCATGTTTCTTTTTGAATTGATAATCGTGGTCATCGGTCTGAGGACCAAATCTAATTTCCTTGATTACCACCTTACTAGCTTTTGCTTTTAAGGCCTTTTCACGTTTCTTTTGTTCGTAAAGAAACTTTTTATAATCCATAACTTTACATACCGGAGGGTCTGCTTTTGGTGAAATCTCAACTAAATCGAGTCCTTGATCTTCCGCTATGGCTTTTGCATCACGTATTCCGTAAATGCCAACTTCGACATTATCACCTACAAGACGTACTTTTGGTGATGTAATTTTAGAGTTAATTCTGTGTTTGTCTTCTTTAATAACTCTTTGAGGCTGTCTTCTTCTTCTAATTGCTATGGCTTATCTATTTTTAAATTAAACTTATTTCTTTAGAACGATTTTAACGTTTTACTAATCTCTTCTTTTATAATTTCTGAGAAAGATTCAATGGTCATCATGCCTAAATCTTCTCCTCCGTGTCTACGTACGGTAACTTTGTCTTCTTTTTCTTCTTGTTCACCAATGATGAGCATAAAAGGGTATTTTTGCATTTCGGCTTCCCGAATTTTCTTCCCTATGGTCTCGTTTCTATGGTCTACAAGGCCGCGAATTTCGGCATTTTCCAGCAAATTTAAAACTTTTTCAGAGTATTTTTCATATTTCTCGCTGAGAGACAATATGATACACTGTGTTGGCATTAACCAAAGCGGGAAATTACCACCTGTATGCTCAAGTAAAATAGCAACAAAACGTTCCATACTTCCAAAAGGTGCCCTATGTATCATTATAGGTCGGTGTAGCTCGTTATCACTGCCTTTGTAAGTAAGGTCAAAACGTTCAGGTAAATTGTAATCTGCCTGAATAGTTCCAAGTTGCCACTTTCTTCCCAAAGCATCTTTTACCATGAAATCTAACTTTGGACCATAAAAGGCAGCTTCACCTTCTTCAACAATAAAATCCAATCCTTTATCTGTAGCTGCATTGATTATAGCTTGCTCCGCTTTTTCCCAGTTTTCAACATCACCAATATATTTGTCTGGATTTTGTGGATCCCTTACAGAAACTTGAGCAGTAAAGTCCTCAAAACCTAAAGACTTAAATACATAAAGTACTAGGTCAATTACGTTTTTGAACTCTTCATCCAATTGGTCTGGTGTACAAAATATATGGGCGTCATCCTGAGTAAATCCTCTAACTCTTGTTAAACCATGTAACTCGCCACTTTGCTCATACCTGTATACAGTACCAAATTCAGCATATCTTACAGGTAAGTCTTTGTAGCTCCATTGAAAACTATTGTATATTTCACAATGGTGCGGACAGTTCATAGGTTTCAGTAAAAACTCTTCATCATCTTTGGGAGTATGTATTGGTTGGAAACTATCTTCACCATATTTAGCGTAATGCCCAGAGGTAACATATAAATCCTTTTGTCCAATATGTGGAGAAACCACCATTTCATAACCAGCTTTCTTTTGGGCCTTCTTTAAAAAGTTTTCCAAGCGTTCACGCAAAGCAGCACCTTTGGGTAACCATAACGGTAAACCTTGTCCAACTTTTTGGGAAAAAGTAAATAAACCTAATTCTTTTCCAAGTTTTCTGTGATCACGTTTCTTGGCCTCTTCTAATAGGTGTAAATATTCCTTAAGTTCTTTTTGTTTAGGGAACGAAATACCATAAACACGAGTTAACTGAGGTTTGGTTTCATCACCACGCCAATAGGCACCAGCTACACTCAATACTTTAGCAGCTTTAATGATTCCCGTATTTGGAATATGGCCACCGCGACATAAATCCGTAAAAGTAGAGTGGTCACAAAACGTAATGGTGCCGTCCTCTAGGTTTTCAATAAGCTCGGTTTTGAACTCATTATCCTTATATAATGCAAGAGCTTCGGCTTTACTGGCAGAACGCATTTTAAATTCATGCTTGCCGCGCGCTATCTCCAGCATTTTATCTTCAATGGTCTTAAAATCTTTTTCAGATACTACATGCTCACCAAAATCAACATCATAATAAAAACCATTTTCAATAGCAGGTCCAATGGTTAATTTTACTCCAGAATACAATTCTTCAATAGCTTGAGCTAGTACGTGAGCAGAAGAATGCCAGAAAGCCGTTTTACCTTCATCATCTCTCCATGTGTATAATACTAATGAGCCATCGGTGGTTAAAGGGGTTACGGTTTCAACGGTTGTACCATTAAAATTTGCCGAAATCACGTTTCTGGCTAACCCTTCGCTAATACTCTTAGCAACATCCATTGGTGTAACGTTTTCTTCAAACGCTTTAACACTACCATCTGGTAAAGTAATATTTATCATGAAATAAAATTAAAATCCGGCTGCAAAGATAACAGTATATCCAAATCCACACAATATATATATAAGTATAATTTTCACCTATTATATAAGAATAGTTTTTATTGGCGTTCCCTTCGTTCCTCGGTCGGGCTATCACTACTCAATCTTTTTGCTTTGGGGCAAAAAGGATTTCAGACATGCCGTTCCATCCCTAACGCGACATTCCGCTAGAACAATCTCGAGGCCAAGATAGGGGCGGGGTCACTTGTAGTGTCATTATATCTTATATGTATATCTGTAAATGTGCTCCTCCGCCTTCAGTTGTTGTTTCACTCTTCACTATTAATTATTCCTTGTTCACTGTTCACTGTTCATTGTTCATTGTTCATTGTTCATTGTTCATTGAGTCTTGGGTCTTGGGTCTTGGGTCTTGGTTTTAATAAATTTTCCGTACCTTGTAATTTCCGATTTGTCCCAGGTATATATTTTTGTGTATTTTTTTTGTTTTGTAACCACTTGGTTCTAAGGGGCTAAAAAAGGTGGTTCAAAAAAGATTCAAAAAAGATTGAAAAAGTTCTTGCGGAAACGGAAAAGGGTCGTATGTTTGCACCCGCAAAAACGGGGTAGCTATCCCGGGAGTGCGAACGTTCACAGGGATATTGTATAGGGAAAAAAGCAGAAAAAAACTTTTTTCAAAAAAAATATCAAAAAGTATTGTGGAGTAAAAAAAAGGGTTTTATATTTGCACCCGCTAAACGAGGAAGCGAGTTTAGTAAAGATAAAAAGAGTTCATAGACATATTGAAATTGACAGCGTAAGAAGCAACTTTTCGGAGTTGTTTCGAACAAGAGAATAGACCATTTTGAGAACCTTGAAATTCTACTGTTCGTTAATTAAGACAGGTCAACAAAAGACCTAAAAATTTAACGATGAAGAGTTTGATCCTGGCTCAGGATGAACGCTAGCGGCAGGCTTAACACATGCAAGTCGAGGGGTAACGGAGAGAGCTTGCTCTCTGCCGACGACCGGCGCACGGGTGCGTAACGCGTATGCAACCTACCTCTTACTGGGGAATAGCCTCTGGAAACGGAGATTAATGCCCCATAGTATCGAGAGTCCTCCTGGACATTCGATTAAAGGTTACGGTAAGAGATGGGCATGCGTCCTATTAGCTAGATGGTGTGGTAACGGCACACCATGGCAACGATAGGTAGGGGCCCTGAGAGGGGGATCCCCCACACTGGTACTGAGACACGGACCAGACTCCTACGGGAGGCAGCAGTGAGGAATATTGGACAATGGGCGGAAGCCTGATCCAGCCATGCCGCGTGCAGGAAGACTGCCCTATGGGTTGTAAACTGCTTTTGTACGGGAAGAAACACTCCTACGTGTAGGGGCTTGACGGTACCGTAAGAATAAGCATCGGCTAACTCCGTGCCAGCAGCCGCGGTAATACGGAGGATGCAAGCGTTATCCGGAATCATTGGGTTTAAAGGGTCCGTAGGTGGACCGGTCAGTCAGAGGTGAAATCCTGCAGCTTAACTGTAGAACTGCCTTTGATACTGCCAGTCTTGAGTCGTTGTGAAGTGGTTAGAATAAGTAGTGTAGCGGTGAAATGCATAGATATTACTTAGAATACCGATTGCGAAGGCAGATCACTAACAACGTACTGACACTGATGGACGAAAGCGTGGGGAGCGAACGGGATTAGATACCCCGGTAGTCCACGCCGTAAACGATGGATACTAGCTGTGCGGCTTCGGCTGTGTGGCTAAGCGAAAGTGATAAGTATCCCACCTGGGGAGTACGTTCGCAAGAATGAAACTCAAAGGAATTGACGGGGGCCCGCACAAGCGGTGGAGCATGTGGTTTAATTCGATGATACGCGAGGAACCTTACCAGGGCTTAAATGTAAGTTGCATGATTTAGAGATAGATCTTTCTTCGGACTACTTACAAGGTGCTGCATGGTTGTCGTCAGCTCGTGCCGTGAGGTGTCAGGTTAAGTCCTATAACGAGCGCAACCCCTGTTGTTAGTTGCCAGCGAGTAATGTCGGGAACTCTAACAAGACTGCCGGTGCAAACCGTGAGGAAGGTGGGGATGACGTCAAATCATCACGGCCCTTACGTCCTGGGCTACACACGTGCTACAATGGCCGGTACAATGAGCAGCCACTGCGCGAGCAGGAGCGAATCTATAAAACCGGTCTCAGTTCGGATCGGAGTCTGCAACTCGACTCCGTGAAGCTGGAATCGCTAGTAATCGGATATCAGCCATGATCCGGTGAATACGTTCCCGGGCCTTGTACACACCGCCCGTCAAGCCATGGAAGCTGGGAGTGCCTGAAGTCCGTCACCGTAAGGAGCGGCCTAGGGTAAAATCGGTAACTAGGGCTAAGTCGTAACAAGGTAGCCGTACCGGAAGGTGCGGCTGGAACACCTCCTTTCTAGAGAAAGACGACGGTAGGTTAAAGTTTTAAGTTTAAAGGATAGTCTGTTCTTTTGCTGTCAATTTTCAAAATATATTGGTCACAAGGCATTAGTTGTTAGTCATAAGCTAAAAGCTAACGGCTAAGTGCTAACGACTAAACAAAGTCTCATAGCTCAGCTGGTTAGAGCGCTACACTGATAATGTAGAGGTCGGCAGTTCGAGTCTGCCTGAGACTACTGAGCAAGCTGGAGCTTGCGAGTTAAAAGTTAAAAGTTTACTTGTAGCTTTTAAAAAGTTCATTAAATACTGAAAGGAAATTCTAGAAGTTGGGCAACCAGTTTTGCAGTACGCAGTAAGCAGTACACAGTAGCTGAATACTGAGGACTGAGGACTGCCGGCTCAAACAAGGGGGATTAGCTCAGCTGGCTAGAGCGCTTGCCTTGCACGCAAGAGGTCACCGGTTCGACTCCGGTATTCTCCACGGATGATTAACAATTATTAATTAATAGTTGTTAATTGAAACGTTCATTGACATATTGAAAAAAGATACATGAAATTTAATTAGATAGAAATATTTAATAAAACTAGAATAATTGTAACGAGCAATTATTAGTAACTCATTAAAAAGACAAAAAGTACAATAAGCTAAATAAGGGCGTATGGGGAATGCCTAGGCTCTCAGAGGCGAAGAAGGACGTGATAAGCTGCGAAAAGCTGCGGGGATCGGCACATACGATTTGATCCGCAGATATCCGAATGGGGCAACCCGTTATGTTGAAGACATAACATCCGAAAGGAGGCGAACCCGGAGAACTGAAACATCTAAGTACCCGGAGGAAGAGAAAACAAAAGTGATTCCGTTAGTAGTGGCGAGCGAACGCGGATTAGCCCAAACCCATGTTGTTACGGCAATGTGGGGGTTGTAGGACTGCGACATTCGATGCGAATCGAACTAGAACCGTTTGGAAAGACGGACCATAGGGGGTGATAGTCCCGTATAGGTAAGAGACGTTAAGATAGCAGTATCCTGAGTAGCGCGGGGCACGTGGAACCCTGTGTGAATCTGTCGGGACCATCCGATAAGGCTAAATACTCCTGAGAGACCGATAGTGGACTAGTACCGTGAGGGAAAGGTGAAAAGAACCCTGAATAAGGGAGTGAAATAGAACCTGAAACCATACGCTTACAAGCGGTCGGAGCACGTTTACGTGTGACGGCGTGCCTTTTGCATAATGAGCCTACGAGTTACCGTTGTTAGCAAGGTTAAGCACTTCAGGTGCGGATCCGTAGCGAAAGCGAGTCTGAACAGGGCGCTTAGTTAGCAGTGGTAGACGCGAAACCGTGTGATCTACCCATGGGCAGGTTGAAGCTGTGGTAACACACAGTGGAGGACCGAACCGGTTGACGTTGAAAAGTCTTCGGATGACCTGTGGGTAGGGGTGAAAGGCCAATCAAACTCGGAAATAGCTCGTACTCCCCGAAATGCATTTAGGTGCAGCGTTGTGGTTAGTTTATTAGAGGTAGAGCTACTGATTGGATGCGGGGGCTTCACCGCCTACCAATTCCTGACAAACTCCGAATGCTAATAAATATACACAGCAGTGAGGGCATGGGTGCTAAGGTCCATGTCCGAGAGGGAAAGAACCCAGACCATCAGCTAAGGTCCCCAAATGTATGTTAAGTTGAATAAACGAGGTGGAATTGCTTAGACAGCTAGGATGTTGGCTTGGAAGCAGCCATTCATTTAAAGAGTGCGTAACAGCTCACTAGTCGAGCGATTCTGCATGGATAATAATCGGGCATAAACATACTACCGAAGCTATGGACTTTATAAGTGGTAGGGGAGCATTGTAGTGGCGCTGAAGGTTGGTCGCGAGGCCTGCTGGAGCAGCTACAAAAGAAAATGTAGGCATAAGTAACGATAATGCGGGCGAGAAACCCGCACTCCGAAAGACTAAGGTTTCCTCAGCTATGCTAATCAGCTGAGGGTTAGTCGGGACCTAAGGCGAACCCGAAAGGGGCAGTCGATGGGCAACAGGTTAATATTCCTGTACCCGCTCCCGTTAAAAGTGACGGAGGCGTATATTTGGTGCGTGCTGACGGAATAGCACGTTGAAGCCAGTGGCAACACGGCGATAGTACACTAAGACTTCGGTTGCGGTGATAATCCAGAGAAGCGACTTCCAAGAAAAGCGAGGGAAGCGGCCCGTACCCTAAACCGACACAGGTAGTTGGGATGAGAATTCTAAGGAGCTCGAGAGATTCATGGCTAAGGAACTAGGCAAAATAGACTCGTAACTTCGGGAGAAGAGTCGCCCCCCTTTGGGGGGGCCGCAGTGAAAAGATCCAGGCGACTGTTTATCAAAAACACAGGGCTATGCTAAATCGAAAGATGACGTATATGGCCTGACACCTGCCCGGTGCTGGAAGGTTAAGTGGAGGGTTTAGCTTCGGCGAAGATCTGAAATGAAGCCCCAGTAAACGGCGGCCGTAACTATAACGGTCCTAAGGTAGCGAAATTCCTTGTCGGGTAAGTTCCGACCTGCACGAATGGTGCAACGATCTGGATACTGTCTCAGCCATGAGCTCGGTGAAATTGTAGTAACGGTGAAGATGCCGTTTACCCGCTGTGGGACGAAAAGACCCCGTGCACCTTTACTATAGCTTAGTATTGGTTTTGGATAAGTAATGTGTAGGATAGGTGGGAGACTTTGAAGCGGCATCGCCAGGTGTTGTGGAGTCATTGTTGAAATACCACCCTTTGCTTATCTAGAGTCTAACTCACGATGTGAGGACAGTGCTTGGTGGGTAGTTTGACTGGGGTGGTCGCCTCCAAAAGAGTAACGGAGGCTTCTAAAGGTACCCTCAGCACGCTTGGTAACCGTGCGCAGAGTGCAATGGCATAAGGGTGCTTGACTGAGAGACCTACAAGTCGATCAGGTTGGAAACAAGAGCATAGTGATCCGGTGGTTCCGCATGGAAGGGCCATCGCTCAAAGGATAAAAGGTACGCCGGGGATAACAGGCTGATCTCCCCCAAGAGCTCACATCGACGGGGGGGTTTGGCACCTCGATGTCGGCTCGTCACATCCTGGGGCTGGAGAAGGTCCCAAGGGTTGGGCTGTTCGCCCATTAAAGTGGCACGCGAGCTGGGTTCAGAACGTCGTGAGACAGTTCGGTCTCTATCTACAGTGGGCGTTAGAAATTTGAGTGGATCTGACTCTAGTACGAGAGGACCGAGTTGGACCAACCTCTGGTGTACCTGTTGTCGCGCCAGCGGCACTGCAGGGTAGCTACGTTGGGAAGGGATAAGCGCTGAAAGCATATAAGCGCGAAACCCACCACAAGATGAGATTTCTTTAAAGGGTCGTGGGAGATGACCACGTTGATAGGCTACAGGTGTAAAGGCGGTAACGCACGCAGCCGAGTAGTACTAATAACCCGTAGGCTTATTGTACGCCTGTTCTTTTTAGAGTACAAAACACAAGTTCATGTAATTTTTTCAATATGTTAAGATATTTGCAAGCGTAGCTTGCAGTTAAAAGTCAAAAGTGAAAAGGCAAAAGTCACTTGTTACTAATGCCCAATCCCTTTAGACTTCTAACTTAAAACTTAAGGTGGTTATAGCGACGGGGCTCACCTCTTACCATTCCGAACAGAGAAGTTAAGCCCGTTAGCGCCGATGGTACTGCATTTGTGGGAGAGTAGGTCGTTGCCTTTCTTGAAGACCCTTCATTTTTACATGAAGGGTCTTTTTTTTTGCCAAAATTGAGACGCTGTTGTAAGGAATCCTACAATCAAAGACTAAATCTAAAATTTTTAAATTCAATTAATTTAGTTATTTTAGTTTGCATGGATATAATCATTGAATCTTCTCTCAAAACCCTTCAAAAATCTAGGTTCTTATTAGAAAAACTCACAGACGATGAGTTGTGCAATGCATCTATTTCTCCTTACTATTCTAGTATAGGAACCCATTTGAGACATATTTTGGATTTTTATGATTGTATTTTTAAGGCAAGTTCTGGTGAAATAATCGACTTAACAGCCAGAAGTAGAAATAGGGAAGTAGAATCTAAATGTTGTTCAGCGTTATCTTATTTAGGATTTATTGAAGACAAATTGCGATCTAGTCGAAATAAAATGGATGAGACTGTAACTGTAGTTGATGATTTAGGAATGGGTAGTATAAAAATGCAATATACACGAGCTTCACTTTTTTCACAAGCCAATAGTCATACCATTCACCATTACGCTATTATCAATTATATATTAGAAGGGCTGAATATTTCTTTTGAAGATTCGGACTTTGGCTATAATCCAACTACACCAAAAGCAGTAACTAAAGATTAATTAAGAAGATTTCTTTTTGAACATACTATCTAGAATAGTATTGATACCTTTAAAAGCAAAAAAAACAGCAAGAGCACAGATAATGATGGCTATTATTAGCATAATAGTATCAATAGGTGTTCTTAATTTGGTTTGAGAGATATAGATTAGTGTTGGGCCAGCGAACATACAGGCTAAAGAGCCTCCCATTGTTTTTAATCCCTTTACAAGTATTTCTTTATCTGTTCTTTTAGTTTCTGTCATTATAATTCTTAATTGCTAAACGTACGCTTCCGAATTTATCCAATAGCTTCTGAGCTTCTTCTTTGGCTATATTTAGTTCGTTCATAATCATTGTAGTGCCTCTATCAACCAACTTATTATTGCTTAGTTGCATATCCACCATTTTATTTCCTTTTACATGACCCAATTGAATCATTGTAGATGTGGTAATCATATTCAAAACTAGTTTTTGAGCCGTACCAGCTTTCATTCTGGAGCTACCAGTTACAAACTCAGGACCAACTATAACTTCAACTGGAAACTGTGCCGTTTTTGATAGCGGGCTATTATGATTACAGGTAATACATCCAGTGATGATATTGTTTTGGTTGCATTGTTCTAAAGCGCTGATAACATAGGGTGTAGAACCAGAT
This genomic interval carries:
- the rplT gene encoding 50S ribosomal protein L20, which translates into the protein MPRSVNSVAKRARRKKIIKQAKGYFGRRKNVWTVAKNAVDRAMQYSYRDRRNKKRTFRALWITRINAGAREHGLSYSQFMGKLKANNIELNRKVLADLAMNNPEAFKAVIDKVK
- the rpmI gene encoding 50S ribosomal protein L35, whose protein sequence is MPKMKTKSSAKKRFKLTGTGKIKRKHAFKSHILTKKSKKRKLALTHDTLVHKSDEDNIKTMLRLK
- the infC gene encoding translation initiation factor IF-3; translated protein: MKEDKHRINSKITSPKVRLVGDNVEVGIYGIRDAKAIAEDQGLDLVEISPKADPPVCKVMDYKKFLYEQKKREKALKAKASKVVIKEIRFGPQTDDHDYQFKKKHGEKFLKEGAKLKAFVFFKGRSIIFKEQGQILLLRLAQDLEEFGKVEQMPKLEGKRMTMFIAPKKEKK
- the thrS gene encoding threonine--tRNA ligase; translation: MINITLPDGSVKAFEENVTPMDVAKSISEGLARNVISANFNGTTVETVTPLTTDGSLVLYTWRDDEGKTAFWHSSAHVLAQAIEELYSGVKLTIGPAIENGFYYDVDFGEHVVSEKDFKTIEDKMLEIARGKHEFKMRSASKAEALALYKDNEFKTELIENLEDGTITFCDHSTFTDLCRGGHIPNTGIIKAAKVLSVAGAYWRGDETKPQLTRVYGISFPKQKELKEYLHLLEEAKKRDHRKLGKELGLFTFSQKVGQGLPLWLPKGAALRERLENFLKKAQKKAGYEMVVSPHIGQKDLYVTSGHYAKYGEDSFQPIHTPKDDEEFLLKPMNCPHHCEIYNSFQWSYKDLPVRYAEFGTVYRYEQSGELHGLTRVRGFTQDDAHIFCTPDQLDEEFKNVIDLVLYVFKSLGFEDFTAQVSVRDPQNPDKYIGDVENWEKAEQAIINAATDKGLDFIVEEGEAAFYGPKLDFMVKDALGRKWQLGTIQADYNLPERFDLTYKGSDNELHRPIMIHRAPFGSMERFVAILLEHTGGNFPLWLMPTQCIILSLSEKYEKYSEKVLNLLENAEIRGLVDHRNETIGKKIREAEMQKYPFMLIIGEQEEKEDKVTVRRHGGEDLGMMTIESFSEIIKEEISKTLKSF
- a CDS encoding DUF6095 family protein; amino-acid sequence: MTETKRTDKEILVKGLKTMGGSLACMFAGPTLIYISQTKLRTPIDTIMLIIAIIICALAVFFAFKGINTILDSMFKKKSS